A single genomic interval of Falco cherrug isolate bFalChe1 chromosome 8, bFalChe1.pri, whole genome shotgun sequence harbors:
- the PRKAG3 gene encoding 5'-AMP-activated protein kinase subunit gamma-3 isoform X2 gives MQAEAVGGGETGLAPADPPPRCVPPQVALLDAAACPEDEGCLEALCPRKEGEEEEKEEDRRRSPRPVTFTLGNEVLGMSPESEFQSPDAEVYMHFMRSHCCYDAIPTSCKLVIFDVSLEIKKAFLALVANGVRAAPLWDSKTQSFVGMLTITDFINILHRYYRSPLVQIYEVEEHKIETWRELYLQGSFKPLVYISPSNSLFDAVYSLIKHKIHRLPVIEPISGNVLHILTHKRILKFLHIFGSTIPKPRFLKKTVQELCIGTFRDVAVVPETAPIYTALEIFVDRRVSALPVINDAAPGSSEDLQQPGHQCAGGIAATQHLLGGCHHLLPT, from the exons ATGCAGGCAGAAGCCGTGGGTGGGGGAGAGacagggctggctcctgccgACCCTCCCCCTCGCTGTGTGCCCCCTCAGGTGGCGCTGCTGgacgctgctgcctgccctgaggATGAAG GGTGCCTGGAGGCCCTGTGCCccaggaaggagggggaggaagaagagaaggaagaggacaGGAGAAGGAGCCCAAGACCCGTCACCTTCACACTGGGCAATGAGGTGCTGGGGATGAGTCCAGAGAGTGAGTTTCAGAGCCCCGATGCCGAAGTCTACATGCACTTCATGAGGAGCCACTGCTGCTACGACGCCATCCCCACCAGCTGCAAGCTTGTCATCTTTGATGTCTCCCTGGAG ATCAAGAAAGCCTTCTTGGCACTGGTGGCCAACGGAGTGCGTGCTGCCCCACTCTGGGACAGCAAGACACAGAGCTTTGTGG GGATGCTCACCATCACTGACTTCATCAACATCCTCCACCGCTACTACCGTTCGCCCCTG GTTCAGATCTACGAGGTGGAGGAGCACAAGATTGAGACCTGGAGAG AGTTGTACCTGCAGGGCTCCTTCAAGCCACTGGTCTACATCTCCCCGAGTAATAG CCTCTTCGATGCTGTCTACTCCCTGATCAAGCACAAGATCCACCGCCTGCCCGTCATCGAGCCCATCTCGGGCAATGTCCTGCACATCCTGACCCACAAGCGCATCCTCAAGTTCCTCCACATTTTT GGCTCCACCATTCCCAAGCCACGCTTCCTGAAGAAAACGGTGCAGGAGCTGTGCATCGGCACCTTCCGTGATGTGGCTGTCGTGCCCGAGACCGCCCCCATCTACACTGCCCTGGAGATCTTCGTGGACCGCCGTGTCTCTGCCCTGCCCGTCATCAATGATGCCG CACCTGGCAGCTCAGAAGACCTACAACAACCTGGACATCAGTGTGCGGGAGGCATTGCAGCAACGCAGCATCTGCTTGGAGGGTGTCATCACCTGC
- the TTLL4 gene encoding tubulin monoglutamylase TTLL4, producing the protein MASAGPECANLGPKQEKSVELKSGTLLAGRAQSHQAWHLAQQQAKPIWNLEKYVSAFQDHSLLPSGIPLQQSCFLCPPSLCHAHPAEDTLTNLPLAQPCLDLGGSALLYRHSCLRPKPYGFPFRSLPDTSFATGRVMSSLLMEPCRLPALVEEHSGTGIKGSALSSGQQASSSCRPVPNNNSFLRPSSAKVPLLQSLEIKKVKNTHSFPTASWPHSRDDEGISSRNFISGAVKSNDLVLEQTTVSSLSLVPSSAILRKDCLQEDTERRACRLKEKEAEISLTEAVQQLAGQTATCNSFGCEVESSGPTNAGSLSNWNGRWRQPVIAQVTRKETITPLNLELSSHRLNSNLSLIGTDGAVVRTECISVPHLASCAGSPNCDADCRLVSMLSPCGEDWVVRPEPPHLATVSEVTTQISTIQLEKEEKWTQAVLPGKLDVTAEHLPLELSHPQDEVEEELPDGLDESCSQEDDEDSDSDASSVAGVSSVTFVSRNCTECLTQPTEAQEKVLKPALVCSLFPNVPPTIYFGTRDERVEKLPWEQRKLLRWKMCTVTPNIVKQTVGRSHFRISKKSNDWLGCWGHHMKSPSFRAIREHQKLNHFPGSFQIGRKDRLWRNLLKMQARCGKKEFNFFPQSFILPQDIKLLRKAWEEGASCQKWIVKPPASARGIGIQVIHKWSQLPKRRPLLVQRYLHKPYLIGGKKFDLRIYVYVTCYDPLRVYLFKDGLVRFASCKYSSSMKSLSNKFVHLTNYSVNKKNTKYKSNSDETACQGHKWALKALWSYLTQKGVNSEAIWEKIKDIVIKTIIASEPYVNSLVKMYVRRPYCCHELFGFDIMLDENLKPWILEVNISPSLHSSSPLDVSIKGQMIRDLLNLAGFVLPSMDSMASRPQTRSGSTCSLGSDLKEKPKPASEHFIAEKMKKAYYLTQKTPDQDFYSSVLDVLTPDDVRILVETEDEYSRRGQFERVFPTHISMRYLRFFEQPRYFNILVTQWELKYYLNKHKGLELLKNWCVKGYLTGAGVDLAQMWSLPKSFFLQRSSVQSNGFSKLEMGRLGTLLPLAGEDLTRCLEPSPTQSLPLNKCTGGADQKPAGCLSDTALVI; encoded by the exons ATGGCCTCTGCAGGACCGGAATGTGCTAATCTGGGCCCCAAACAGGAGAAGAGTGTTGAGCTCAAGTCAGGCACCCTTCTGGCAGGGAGAGCTCAGTCTCACCAGGCCTGGCAccttgctcagcagcaggcaaAGCCCATCTGGAATTTAGAGAAGTATGTGAGTGCTTTCCAGGATCACAGCCTGCTGCCCTCAGGGATCCCTCTGCAGCAATCCTGCTTCTTGTGCCCACCATCGCTATGCCATGCACACCCTGCTGAAGACACCCTCACGAACCTGCCCTtggcccagccctgcctggacCTGGGTGGGAGTGCTCTGCTCTACCGACACTCCTGCCTCAGACCCAAGCCCTACGGGTTTCCTTTCCGAAGCCTTCCAGACACTAGTTTTGCCACAGGAAGAGTGATGTCTTCCTTGCTGATGGAGCCCTGCCGGCTGCCTGCGCTGGTGGAGGAGCACTCTGGGACTGGTATCAAAGGCTCTGCCCTCAGCTCAGGTCAGCAGGCTTCCAGCTCCTGTAGACCGGTGCCCAATAACAACTCCTTCCTACGGCCAAGCAGTGCTAAAGTGCCTTTGCTGCAGTCACTGGAGATCAAGAAGGTAAAAAACACCCACAGTTTCCCCACTGCCTCGTGGCCCCACTCCAGGGATGATGAAGGCATCTCCTCCAGGAACTTCATCAGTGGAGCAGTGAAAAGCAATGACCTTGTGTTGGAGCAAACCACAGTCTCCTCCCTCAGCCTTGTGCCCAGCAGTGCGATCCTCAGGAAGGACTGTTTGCAGGAGGACACTGAGAGGCGAGCGTGCCGCTTAAAAGAGAAGGAGGCAGAGATCAGCCTCACAGAGGCCGTGCAGCAGCTGGCCGGACAGACTGCCACATGCAACAGCTTTGGATGCGAAGTTGAAAGCTCCGGCCCTACAAATGCAGGCAGCCTATCCAACTGGAACGGCAGGTGGAGGCAGCCCGTCATAGCACAGGTCACCCGGAAAGAAACCATCACTCCTCTGAACTTGGAGCTGAGTAGCCATCGCCTTAACAGCAACTTGAGCCTTATAGGCACTGATGGTGCCGTTGTCCGTACTGAGTGTATCAGTGTCCCTCACTTGGCCTCGTGTGCTGGCTCTCCCAACTGCGACGCTGACTGCCGGCTTGTGAGCATGCTGAGCCCGTGTGGTGAGGACTGGGTAGTAAGACCAGAGCCTCCACACCTTGCCACCGTCTCTGAAGTGACAACTCAAATATCCACTATCCAactggagaaagaggagaaatggACCCAGGCTGTGCTCCCGGGAAAGCTTGA TGTCACTGCTGAGCATTTGCCACTGGAGCTGAGCCATCCCCAGGATGAAGTGGAGGAAGAACTTCCTGATGGCCTGGATGAGAGCTGCAGTCAGGAGGATGATGAGGACA gTGACTCTGATGCTTCCTCTGTGGCTGGTGTGTCATCTGTGACTTTTGTATCCAG GAACTGCACTGAGTGCCTGACCCAGCCCACTGAGGCTCAGGAGAAAGTCCTCAAACCAGCTCTTGTCTGCAGTTTATTCCCTAATGTGCCTCCAACTATCTACTTCGGTACTCGGGATGAGAGAG TGGAAAAGCTGCCTTGGGAACAGAGGAAGCTGCTGCGATGGAAAATGTGCACAGTCACACCAAACATAGTGAAGCAAACCGTTGGCAGGTCCCACTTCAGAATCAGCAAAA AAAGCAATGACTGGCTGGGTTGCTGGGGCCACCACATGAAATCCCCCAGCTTCAGAGCCATCAGAGAGCACCAGAAG CTAAACCACTTCCCTGGTTCATTTCAAATTGGGAGGAAGGACCGTCTGTGGCGCAACCTGTTGAAGATGCAGGCTCGCTGTGGGAAGAAGGAGTTTAACTTCTTCCCCCAGTCCTTCATCCTGCCCCAGGACATCAAATTACTCAGGAAAGCATGGGAGGAAGGAGCTAGCTGCCAGAAATGGATTGTAAAACCA CCAGCATCAGCAAGAGGCATTGGTATCCAGGTCATCCACAAATGGAGCCAGCTTCCCAAAAGGAGACCGCTGCTGGTACAGAG ATATCTGCACAAACCCTACCTCATCGGCGGAAAGAAGTTTGACCTGAGGATCTACGTTTATGTCACCTGCTACGATCCCCTCAGGGTCTACCTGTTCAAGGATGGATTGGTTCGCTTTGCTAGCTGCAA GTACTCCTCCTCGATGAAGAGCCTCAGCAATAAGTTTGTGCATTTGACCAACTACAGTGTGAACAAGAAGAACACAAAGTACAAGTCCAACTCGGATGAGACTGCTTGTCAGGGACACAAATG GGCACTCAAAGCTCTCTGGAGTTACCTGACGCAGAAGGGAGTTAATAGTGAAGCCATCTGGGAGAAGATTAAGGACATCGTTATCAAAACCATCATTGC ATCTGAGCCCTACGTGAACAGCCTGGTGAAGATGTATGTGCGGCGGCCGTATTGTTGCCATGAGCTGTTTGGGTTTGACATCATGCTGGATGAAAACCTCAAGCCCTGGATCTTAGAGGTCAACATTTCCCCAAG TCTCCATTCCAGCTCCCCACTGGACGTGAGCATCAAAGGCCAGATGATTCGCGATCTCCTCAACCTCGCTGGCTTTGTTCTGCCCAGCATGGACAGCATGGCCTCAAGACCACAGACAAGAAGTGGCTCTACCTGCAG TCTGGGCAGTGATTTGAAGGAGAAGCCCAAGCCAGCATCTGAGCATTTCATAGCAGAGAAGATGAAGAAGGCCTATTACTTGACGCAGAAGACACCTGACCAG gatttttattcttctgtcttGGACGTCCTGACCCCAGATGATGTTCGGATCCTGGTGGAGACAGAGGATGAGTATTCCCGACGTGGGCAGTTCGAGCGGGTGTTCCCCACCCACATCTCCATGCGGTACCTGCGCTTCTTCGAGCAGCCTCGTTACTTCAACATCCTGGTGACCCAGTGGGAGCTCAAATACTACCTGAATAAACACAAAG GTTTGGAGCTACTGAAGAACTGGTGTGTCAAAGGGTACCtcactggggcaggggtggaTTTGGCGCAGATG TGGTCATTGCCAAAATCTTTCTTCCTCCAGAGGAGCAGTGTTCAGTCAAATGGCTTCAGCAAACTGGAAATGGGCAGACTGGG CACACTCCTTCCTTTAGCTGGTGAGGACCTCACAAGATGCCTGGAGCCCAGCCCTACTCAGAGCTTACCTCTCAACAAGTGTACTGGTGGAGCTGATCAGAAACCTGCGGGCTGCCTCTCAGACACTGCCCTGGTGATTTGA